The DNA segment GAATGTTACAATTTTCCTAGTTAAGAACCCACAGTTCATTATCTGTTAATTTCTCTTAGCATATATTGATGTTAATCACTTTGCTATGTTAAAATGATTGCTGCCATGGACAATTGAATAGTTCTGTCAAATTGATCAGGCTTTGTATATGTGCGtgtgtgcgtgcgtgcgtgcgtgtgtgtgtgtgtgtgtgtgtgtgtgtgaaaaaTGATCAGTCTGTATGGAAAAGATTACAGTGCATTAAGAAAAAATCAACActaaaaatgtaaaaaatgtgaaaCTAAAAGTTAAAGCAATCATTGGAAAGATGATACTGGGAAAAGGGACGAAACTCTAAATTTAGAAGTAGATAATTGTTCTTACTCATTTTTATCATTCCAACAAAAAGGTAACCCAATAAGCAGTTAATTTCCATCATTTAGAAAGAAGCTTAAATATAATTGAAAATTACTGGGTGAGATACAACTCACTGAGGCCAAGGCAGTTTCAGAAATATGGGGTTATTTGATTTCCTCTCTTGTCTAATAGACATTGAACATGCTTTGATCGGTTGCATCAATCCCCTTGCCATGTAGCACGAGAAATTCTTATGGGCATGAACCGATCAACTCTTCCCATTTCTTAGCGGACGGTATGTACATGAACTGCTGTAAATGGACGGTGGATGATTTTTAATCGGACGCAAATAGGTGAGAACTTGAAGCCGCGAAGAGGGAATCCGCGCgacagttctaaatacaccccccctattgctcaggacaccccccaaaaattaaaaaaaaatacccaaactaacctttagtgtaattaccatattgcccttgaaattttctcagtacaccccccccccttcctcctcctccgtttcgtgctccgttcggcactggatcgccgaacaaaatgcttctgttcggctgaacggtgccgaacagaaggcttctgttcggcgatccagtgccgaacagaaggcttctgttcggcaaccctcaaccgaacagaatccttctgttcggcggaggggaggggaggaggggtaggagggtggggaggaggcggcggaggggggAGGGGTAGGAGAGGTagttggaggagggggaggtggaggaggaggaggaggagggggaggtggaggagaagggggaggaggggtaggaggaggaggaggaatgggAGCAGGGAGGAatagggggtggaggaggaggcaaaGAAGGGGGAGAAGGCGGAGGGGGATGCAGAGTAagaggggatggggatggggggcggaggtagaggggtggaggagtaggaggagggaggagggaggaggaggaggagggtgaataggcggaggaggggagagggatgagggggaggcagaggtgggcgggaagagggggagggggaggaggatgaggggtggggaggtggggggtggggagggtgggggtaatttaggaatttttaattttttaggggtgtccttagcaaatgggggggtgtagagagtatttaattttttttttaatttttgggggtgtcctgagcaataggggggtgtatttagaactacccctCACCGTGACTGTGACTACGCCTGTACGGTGGGACCCGAAGTAATCCAGCATCACGGGGCCCGTCCGAATGGACGGATGATGATTTCGATGGACAGCGTGATCTAAGTGGACAGCAACGGGGGCCTCCTACCAGTCCAAGCCGGTATTTCTTTCGCCCGAAGTTTGTTTCCAGCTTCTTACCAACCGAACCCTAACTCTCATTCCATCGAAACCCTCCCCTCCTCCGGAGATCAATCGATCTATCGAGAGAGGCGATGGCgaggatggaggaagaggagttgCCAGCCGGAAGCCAGTCGTGGCCGCAGGCCCcggtcggcggcggcggcgtcggCGTCCACTACCTGGCCAAGTGCGTCCTCAGGGGAAGCGCCGTCCTCCAGGCCGTTCAAGGCCACCTccgctccccctcctccttcGACGTCGTCTTCGGAAAGGTGCCTCCTTACCCCTTTTTGATCTAGATCTTTGATTTTCTCGAACTCAACCATGGTCCTCTTCATACCAGTTTCTCCTTCGGTCATGTTCTTAATGTGTACTAGCGGTTGTTTCTTCATGAATCCTTGATTCACAAAGCCCCGCTAGCAGTTATCTTTATCTGCTCTCTATTCACTTTGATTCGTTTTACTTTGGTATTATTTCATGAATAATTGTATATGCCGCCTTAATTAATTCTGTTTGCCCTTCTTATGTTGTTGTGCCATTGTAATTTGTTCGTTTCTTATAACGTTGAACCAAGTTGCTGAAGAAGGTGAGGGTATTCAGACTCTTAAAGGCATAAAATCTTCGAAATTTGACTTGAGATGAAAATCCAAGCACAGTATAATTTACTCCTTGCTGCCTAAACCAGGAACTGTCTTGTTGCTGCCCCTTTTTGCTCACAAGATATAGAAACATAGGGTGTGATGCTGGTTTTATGTAGGTTAATTATTAGATTCTAAGGGCGCTACTGGGGTGTAAGCCCCGAAAGCCTTTGGTACTTAAGTAGGGCGAGCAGCCCTTAAACAAAATCAAAGGCGCGACCATCCCCCCTCGTTCCTTACATTTCTTCTTGGCTGCTTGGCCTGTAGTAGGTATCTGGTTCACTGCTTTAGGTATTAGTACTATGGCTTGTACGATGGGGATATGTAAACCGTTCATTTTTCCAATAGGATATGTAACCCCCCCGGGCGGTGCTATTTATTTCAGCCAACAATATCTGGTCCAGTGTAAAACTGGCTATTGGTGTTAGTTATTGGACTTTGATTGCTGAGTGCCATGTGATATTATAATTGCACGCATGCAAATGTCTTTTTTTGCCATAGTTCACTCACAGAACTATATTACAGAAGTTTTAAAGACTGAAATTGTCACAACTCACCAGGCACTTCGATGACCAACTTAAGCAAATGAATGTTTATTATGAAATTGTGTGTTGCTAAAAGAAACATAGCCCATTCAATGCCCTCTTTCCTCTGTAAGTTTTGATTGTAAGAGAAAGCATTATTGATGCTTATAGTGACCATTCTTTGTAATGTACAAATGTTTTCAGGAGACATCACTTGAATTGGTAGTAGTCGGCGAAGATGGAATTGTGCAATCAATCTGTGAGCAAAGTGTATTTGGCATGATAAAAGATCTTGCTGTACTGCGGTGGAATGAGAAATTTCGTGACGCTATGCCTCAGGTTTCGTTGTAATTTATGCTCCATAGCATTTATTTTATGAACTAGCGGCTTTGTTTTGAGGCATTAACATATAAATACATTATCATACACAATATTTTATTTGTGTATAAAGAATTCTATCCATTGTCTTGATAAAATGCTGCTTATGTCTTACAGGAACAAGGGAAAGACCTTTTAGTTGTTCTTTCAGATTCTGGAAAGctttcttttcttacctttTGTTCGGAGATGCACAGGTTAGCTTGCCCTATATTCTTCAAATGTGATTGTTAATCCATTTTGCTACGAGATATATCTTTATTATCTTGAGGTGTGTGCACTTCCACTAAATTTCTTTCATAAGGTGAActataattaattattggtGTACGCTAATTTGGTATAGGTTCTTTGCGATGACGCACATTGAATTATCCAAACCAGGAAACTCGAGACATCAATTGGGAAGAATGTTAGTGGTTCATCCTGAGTAAGTTTCTTCCCGACCTTTCTTCTGTTTTATTTTCTCTTTGGAAATCAGTTTTCTAAAATACTCGGCAGTAGGCATTTCGTACGGGGAAGACTTGGCACATTCTAGTTGAACTCCTTCATAACGAGGTGGTCAAATGACTTGTATTGGatttcactctgcattaactgACTATTAACATGTGTTTAATTATTCCCAGTCTAATTATGATGTATTAACATTATTTATCCATTATAACATAGCATAAACTATATTTTAAACCTCCTCAAGGTGACAGCAATAATCCCATGATTCATTGCTATTGTATGAACTTCCAGATCAACAATATGTTGTTGGGTTCTGCAAGGAGTAGCAAAGGTTTCTGACATGGAGAGGGATAAATGGTAACTGAATTTACCTCTCTGGGTTGAACATGTGTGGGCCGATCATACGTATTAAGTCTCCATAAGTTTACATAGGTATGGGATACAATCTCTGGCTCCAATATTTAGAAGCATGAGTCATAATTGCTGAGATGAATGAATGATTTCATCGGGGTCGGTTCCATGTATGAGCAAGTAAGTGCACTTGAACGGTGCAAGTAGGACACCATGTGTATGATGTAACTTTTAAAGCGGTATGAGCAGGGAAAAATATCATAACATATTAAGAACAGTGTCATCAGCTAGAATAAAAACTTGCCCTAACATAGGATAAAATGATGAGGGACAACTGAAATAATAAAAGGTGAAACTTGAATTTGTGTTTTGGGGGTAGGAATGGAGGTGGGAAGCTAGACATAAATTGCTTGCTGAGCTTGAATCAATCAAGGATGTcagataaataataaaatattttataaattgtCACTGTTGAATGGTACAGTTACGAATTTGGCTAGCAATGACTAAGGTACAAGGATACTCTCTAATGAGTCTCTATAAGCTTTTTGGCTCCTCTGCTATATAACTAGCAACCAGTAACTGTGTTAGCAGAGTATCTAGCTGTATATGCAAAGGGTATTTTGGAAATGACATTATTCAAGCTCAGGTCCTGTAGCAATGTATTCGtagacatgtttttttttttccttctttttgatgAAATAAACTTAATGGTATTTAATTCGGTTTTAAAAACTTCATACATTTTTTGTTTAAGTATTCTGAAAATGTTGGACTCTAATTTCCAATAGCAATGTTTTCATTTCACAGTGTCTTCATATTTGTTGTTTTAATGCTGAACGAGCATGGTGAAGTATTTCAATCTTGGTAGTTGTGGTAGGTACTTATCTTTGGAAATAGGATGTCTACTcatgttaaaaaagaaaatgtttttctcttcattTCTTAGGTTTAGGTTAATGGCATCCCTTTTTCAGCGCCTCAAGTCGATACTGGAAATCACTTAGCtttcatttttgtttttcaGAGGTTCTTTTGTTGCTGTTAGTGCATATGAAGACCGATTTGCCCTGTTTTCTGTGTCTAAATCTGCTGAAAGCAATGTTGTTGGTGAGGTCAGTAATTGTGAATCAGTTGATCAACCTAAATGGTGTATTATGTGTAGACTGAACAATTTCTTAAGTCTGGTCCATCTAATATGTTATAGTACTCATTTCAGATTTTGAAGATCTCATGTCATAATTTCAGAAAATCTTCTATCCACCAGAAAATGAAGGAGAGATGAGCACTACAAGGGATACATCAATGACTAGCATCCGTGGTACAATTTGGAGCATGAGCTTCATTTCAAATGGCACCAGTCATCTAAGCATGGAAGGATATGATCCTGTATTGGCAATAATAATGCACAGGTGTGGTTTGGTTGCATTGTGTTTCTGGGTGCCATTTTTCCACTGACATTGTGTGAGATTGCCTTTGTAGGAGTTTGTCTACTGTTTCAATGTTATTGATACAATGTCTACATTAAGAGTTGAACATATCTGACTGCAGaaggttttgaaattttcaCTGCAGGAAAGTCTCTGCCATGAATGACTTGATGTTGTTTGGATGTAACTCTCGGACACATactattcattttctttctcgATTTCcagaacctggacctcttgcaCTTAGTATATCTGCGGTGCCTCATCTTTCTGGCTTTGCATTTCTGTTTAGGACCGGTGATGTGCTTTTAATGGATCTTAGAGACCCAGAAAATATCTTATGTATTCACAGGATTAACTTAAATTTACCTAGTGTTATTGAAGAGCGAAATTCTATCGAGGAATCATGTAGAGGACTTGATGTTGATGATGAAGGTATGTTTAATGTAGCTGCTTGTGCTTTGCTAGAATTGAGAGATTCTGCTGATTGTATGGTCAAGGATGATGACCCTATGAGCATTGATAGTGGAAGTGGTAAAGGAAATTTATATCGCAAGCATGTGTGTTCATGGAGTTGGGAACCTGGTGAGTCAATGAGTTCAAAGTTGATCTTTTGTTTGGACACAGGGGAACTGTATATAATTGAAATTAATGTCGACACCGAGGGAGTCAGAGTTAATTTATCTGACTGTCTCTACAAGGGTTTGCCTTGCAAGGCGCTGCTATGGGTCAATGGTGGATTAATTGCAGGGCTTGTAGAGATGGGAGATGGGATGGTCCTCAAGTTGGAGCATGGTAGGTTGCTTTACAGAAGTCCCATTCAAAACATAGCACCAATTCTGGATTTATCTGTTGCTGATTACCATGATGAAAAACAGGATCAAATGTTTGCCTGTTGTGGAATGAGTCCTGAGGGATCATTAAGAATTATTCGAAGTGGTATTAGTGTAGAAAAGCTTTTAAGGACTGCCCCGATTTATCAAGGAGTAACTGGTACATGGACACTGAGGATGAAAGAAAGTGATTCTTACCATTCTTTTCTTGTGTTGTCTTTTGTTGAAGAAACTAGAGTACTGTCAGTTGGTTTAAGCTTTATTGATGTCAGTGATGCTATTGGTTTTCAGTCTGATGTTTGCACTTTGGCCTGCGGTATGGTGGCTGATGGGTTGCTTGTGCAAATTCACAGGACTGGTGTAAGACTTTGTTTGCCCACTACATTTGCTCATTCTGAAGGTATCCCTCTTTCTGCACCAATTTGCACCTATTGGTATC comes from the Phoenix dactylifera cultivar Barhee BC4 unplaced genomic scaffold, palm_55x_up_171113_PBpolish2nd_filt_p 000774F, whole genome shotgun sequence genome and includes:
- the LOC120107137 gene encoding splicing factor 3B subunit 3-like isoform X2, with the protein product MARMEEEELPAGSQSWPQAPVGGGGVGVHYLAKCVLRGSAVLQAVQGHLRSPSSFDVVFGKETSLELVVVGEDGIVQSICEQSVFGMIKDLAVLRWNEKFRDAMPQEQGKDLLVVLSDSGKLSFLTFCSEMHRFFAMTHIELSKPGNSRHQLGRMLVVHPEGSFVAVSAYEDRFALFSVSKSAESNVVGEKIFYPPENEGEMSTTRDTSMTSIRGTIWSMSFISNGTSHLSMEGYDPVLAIIMHRKVSAMNDLMLFGCNSRTHTIHFLSRFPEPGPLALSISAVPHLSGFAFLFRTGDVLLMDLRDPENILCIHRINLNLPSVIEERNSIEESCRGLDVDDEGMFNVAACALLELRDSADCMVKDDDPMSIDSGSGKGNLYRKHVCSWSWEPGESMSSKLIFCLDTGELYIIEINVDTEGVRVNLSDCLYKGLPCKALLWVNGGLIAGLVEMGDGMVLKLEHGRLLYRSPIQNIAPILDLSVADYHDEKQDQMFACCGMSPEGSLRIIRSGISVEKLLRTAPIYQGVTGTWTLRMKESDSYHSFLVLSFVEETRVLSVGLSFIDVSDAIGFQSDVCTLACGMVADGLLVQIHRTGVRLCLPTTFAHSEGIPLSAPICTYWYPDNVTISMGAVGCNLIILATSNPCFLYILGVRSLSAYHYEIFEIQHVRLQHEVSCISIPRGHVNHELLASQVRLSHKDHEASLSSKVEIRKLFVIGTHKPSVEILSFSPEGAFRVLAIGSISINNILGSPISGCIPEDVRLVSIDRPYVLSGLRNGMLLRFEWPAISTFSQLESNRQGQFGSSCFREVESSLLKTMSTYSLGKMMENAENPVPVPLQLIAIRRIGITPVFLVSLHDSLDADIIILSDRPWLLHSARHSLAYTSISFQPATHVTPVCSVDCPKGILFVAENSLHLVEMVHSKRLNVQKFPIGGTPRKVLYHSESKTLLVMRTGLTDATCSSDICRVDPLSGTLLSKFKCEPGETAKCMQIVRVGNEQVLVVGTSQSAGRTIMPSGEAESAKGRLIVLSLDSAQSSSEGSSLIYCSTLNSSSRVGSPFHEIVGYATEQLSSSSLCSSPNDTCCEGIQLEEMGAVQLRLIFQNTLSGAVLSVCPYLDRYVVASAGNILFVYGFVNDNPQRLRRFSLARTRFTITCLKTHFTRIAVGDCRDGILFYSYHEDLKKLELLYSDPVQRLVADCALMDCDTAVVSDRRGNISVLSCTNNLEGLNIIHN